One region of Oryzias latipes chromosome 6, ASM223467v1 genomic DNA includes:
- the LOC101171075 gene encoding secretory carrier-associated membrane protein 5 — protein sequence MAENNFPPLPRFIPLKPCFYQDFNEIPDHQRTMCKRIYYLWILNTATLAVNLIGCLAWMCGGGGATNFGMAILWLILFTPCSYVCWFRPIYKAFKTDSSFNFMAFFFVFMAQVVISIIQAVGIPGWGVCGWLATITFFSTNIGSAVVMLIPTVMFTAVAALSVIVLTKVHNFYRGSGGSLGKAQEEWTSGAWKNPHVQQAAQQAAMGAAQGAIQQNQYSAAPTYNYDDPM from the exons ATGGCTG AAAACAACTTTCCTCCCCTGCCTCGGTTCATCCCCCTCAAGCCGTGCTTTTACCAAGACTTCAATGAAATCCCAGACCACCAGCGCACCATGTGCAAGAGGATCTACTACCTATGGATCT TGAACACTGCCACACTAGCTGTTAACCTGATTGGCTGCCTGGCTTGGATGTGTGGAGGAGGCGGAGCTACAAACTTTGGGATGGCCATCTTGTGGCTGATACTCTTCACTCCTTGCTCCTATGTCTGTTGGTTTAGGCCCATCTACAAGGCCTTTAA GACCGACAGCTCCTTCAACTTTATGGCCTTCTTCTTCGTCTTTATGGCTCAGGTGGTGATCAGTATTATCCAAGCTGTTGGCATTCCGGGATGGGGAGTGTG CGGCTGGCTGGCCACCATCACCTTTTTCAGCACCAACATCGGCTCAGCTGTAGTCATGCTGATTCCAACCGTCATGTTCACTGCGGTGGCTGCGCTCTCCGTCATCGTCCTCACAAAG GTTCACAACTTTTACCGTGGCAGTGGGGGCAGCTTGGGTAAAGCCCAGGAGGAGTGGACCTCGGGGGCCTGGAAGAACCCCCACGTCCAACAGGCAGCTCAGCAGGCCGCCATGGGAGCCGCACAGGGAGCCATACAGCAGAACCAGTACTCAGCAGCTCCCACCTACAACTATGACGACCCAATGTAG
- the parp16 gene encoding mono [ADP-ribose] polymerase PARP16: MQPPLPPEAVRELVSSCLHRDPVAADLRCSLFVAAAQNYKRDSLLRPFPLRYISGDNKDFEELLRDVNSLPGVRDLVRLPPGEGEHHLALTHWILSSKSFAVKTLQKEEYAKLCNLTESEGISAPAPDFLFELEYSDPMNVRFERTRDGRDVFYAFHGSRLENFHSIIHNGLHCHLNKNSVFGEGTYLTSDLSMALLYSPHSSAWRESLLGPLLSCVALCEIIDHPDVKCQVKKKDSEILDRQRSRARNSEGGDVPQKYFIVTNNQLLRVKYLLVYSQKRHLSRRSRSSSWFLRHHFAIMMSLYLLLLVFIGAFNSPTFVSFWHRLFR; this comes from the exons ATGCAGCCACCACTGCCACCTGAAGCAGTCAGAGAGCTGGTGAGCTCCTGTCTGCACAGAGATCCGGTCGCAGCAGATCTGCGCTGCAGCCTGTTTGTTGCTGCGGCACAAAACTACAAGAGGGACTCTCTGCTCAGGCCTTTTCCTCTTCGCTACATCAGCGGTGACAACAAGGACTTTGAGGAGCTG ttgaggGATGTGAACTCACTGCCTGGCGTGAGGGATCTGGTGAGACTTCCGCCTGGCGAAGGAGAGCATCACCTGGCTCTCACTCACTGGATTCTGTCCTCAAAAAGCTTTGCTGTAAAGACGCTTCAAAAGGAAGAG TACGCCAAACTGTGTAACCTGACGGAAAGCGAAGGGATTTCTGCTCCTGCGCCCGACTTCCTCTTTGAGTTGGAGTACTCTGATCCCATGAACGTCAGGTTTGAAAGGACAAGAGACGGACGAGACGTCTTCTATGCATTCCACGGGAGCCGCTTGGAGAACTTTCACTCAATTATCCATAACGGCCTCCACTGTCATCTCAACAAG AACTCTGTTTTTGGAGAGGGGACCTACCTCACCAGTGACCTCAGCATGGCTCTTCTCTACAGTCCTCATAGCAGCGCCTGGCGAGAAAGCCTCCTCGGCCCGCTGCTCAGCTGCGTGGCCTTGTGTGAAATCATCGACCATCCGGATGTAAAGTGCCAGGTGAAGAAAAAGG ACTCAGAAATCTTAGACAGGCAGCGGTCACGAGCAAGGAACAGCGAAGGAGGGGATGTGCcgcagaaatactttattgtcaCCAACAATCAGCTCCTGAGAGTCAAGTACCTGCTCGTTTACTCTCAGAAGAGGCACCTTTCCAG GCGTTCCCGCAGCAGCTCGTGGTTTCTTAGGCACCACTTTGCCATCATGATGAGTCTCTACCTTCTGCTGCTCGTATTCATCGGTGCCTTCAACTCTCCCACCTTCGTGTCCTTTTGGCACAGACTGTTCAGGTGA
- the LOC105354210 gene encoding cysteine-rich motor neuron 1 protein encodes MTLRMWMLLLLCALVGAWGLEEAQKLQALHCPPCERIHCSTRRALRLQCKGGVTTGVCGCCPVCAKTEGETCGGTWDHLGKCDEGLVCVVEADEGEDVERKGTCKSVLEDLDPESCQPECTKEYCRANPFAVCSARFASVEKKACQDSCQHTPCSSCLMLTPPSCPHACSPTDSTCLQHFGKCVHSHLRMRPHVCHSDLQKNSDGHFMCLLPACSNPSK; translated from the exons ATGACACTTAGGATGTGgatgctgctgcttctgtgcgCCTTGGTGGGGGCGTGGGGGTTGGAGGAAGCTCAGAAGCTGCAGGCTCTCCACTGCCCCCCCTGCGAGAGGATCCACTGCTCCACCCGGCGGGCGCTCAGGCTCcagtgtaaggggggggtcaccaCAGGAGTGTGTGGGTGCTGCCCCGTGTGCGCCAAAACAGAGGGGGAGACCTGCGGGGGCACTTGGGACCACCTGGGTAAATGTGACGAGGGGCTGGTATGCGTGGTGGAGGCAGATGAGGGGGAAGATGTGGAGCGCAAAGGGACCTGCAAGTCAG TGCTTGAAGATCTGGATCCAGAGAGCTGCCAGCCGGAGTGCACCAAGGAGTACTGTCGGGCCAACCCCTTTGCTGTCTGCTCTGCCAG GTTTGCATCTGTAGAGAAGAAAGCATGTCAGGATTCCTGTCAGCACACTCCCTGTTCCAGCTGCCTCATGCTGACCCCCCCGTCCTGCCCACACGCCTGCAGCCCCACAGACTCCACCTGCCTGCAACACTTTGGGAAATGTGTGCACAGTCACCTGAGAATGCGGCCTCATGTGTGCCACAGTGACCTGCAG aaaaatagcgACGGACACTTTATGTGTTTGCTCCCAGCCTGCTCAAACCCTTCCAAGTAG